The region AAGCTCCCTCAGAGGCTTAACGACGGCCTCCTTAATCTTGCTGACGCCCGCCTCGTAGAGGGCCTCGACGATGTGCTTGACTTCCACAGCGCCACGGTACCTCCTGCCCAGCTTACTTAGCTCCTTATTTACTTCCTCAAGTAGGCTGGGGTCCTCCCTAAGTAGCTCACTAGCCTCGAATAGCGTCTCGTAGCAGCCGTTGCACATCGTCAGCACGGGGAGCCCCATGGCCTCGGCTATGGATAAGTTCCTAGCGGCTATTGTAAGCCAGAGCCTTTGGCTAATCACCCTCGAGTAGAAGGGCTCTGGGCAACACGAAGTCCCCTCCATGTCTCTGTAGGGTATGCCTAGCCTCTCCATCACCCTCCTCGTAGAGGCCTCTATGTTCGGGAACCTGGTCTCTATCCAGCAGCTCCAGAACATGGCGTAGGTCAACGGCAACACCTCAATACCTAAGCCTCCTCCTACTCCAGTCGAAGCCTACTTGCTCATCTACGCCCTGAGCCCTCACTAACTTCTGGAACTCCTCTAGGGAGGCTTGGTCGGTAGCCGTGCACCTTATGGTTTCAGGCAGCCCCAGTTTAACTCGCTGACGCTTAACGGCGAAGGTAATAGGGTACCTGAGCCCAGTGGCTATGAAGCTCTCAACCCCCGGCTTCTGAGCCTCGGTGACTAAGCCTCTGAGGGGCTTCTTAAGCGGCCTAAGATCCCCCGGGGCCTCGAAGGGAAGAGCCACTCTCCTAGGGTCTGGGTGTCCCTGAAAAACGACCCCGAACAAGTCCTGGACCTCCCTCTCTATAAGCGCCGCCCCCGGTACTATGGGGGTAATGGAGTCTACCACAGGCCTCTCCTTCGGCACCTTCGCCTTTAAGTTCAAGTACCCCCTCCCCATCGCCATGTGGTAGACCACCTCGAAGTCAAGCCCCGAGTCTACCACCGAGATCGTAGATAGCCTAGCCCCCCTTTCATTAAAGAGCCAGGCCACGGCCTCCCTTATCGACGAGGCGTCTATTAACACGACGAACCTATCCTCCCTAACCTTCCAAGCCCCCTTAAACGAGGAGCCGAGCCTAGCCCTAAGCTCATCCACCACCTTCTCCACGTCACCCCACCTCCAGTAGGCCCTCGGCGACCCCCCAAGCCCAGTTGAATAAGGGGTCTGGGTAGGCGCCTAAAAATACGCAAAGCCCTGCGAGGGCGAGGGCAGGCGCCGCGAGCCCCGCCGCCTCCCCAGCCCTCACGCCTGCCGCCTCCCCCATGAAGGCGGAGTTAAAGCCCTTCACTACTGAGGCCGCGAGCAGGGCTTTGGCCAGCGCCACGGCTAAGACGAGCTCCCACCTACCTACTTCAGCCAGTGATGAGTAGAGCTGATAGGCGCTCCACCACGTATTAAACGGCGGTACGCAGGCTACGGCTAAGCCTGAGGCCAAGAAGGCTAAGGCAGTCGCAGGAGCTATAC is a window of Candidatus Nezhaarchaeota archaeon DNA encoding:
- a CDS encoding CoB--CoM heterodisulfide reductase iron-sulfur subunit B family protein; this translates as MPLTYAMFWSCWIETRFPNIEASTRRVMERLGIPYRDMEGTSCCPEPFYSRVISQRLWLTIAARNLSIAEAMGLPVLTMCNGCYETLFEASELLREDPSLLEEVNKELSKLGRRYRGAVEVKHIVEALYEAGVSKIKEAVVKPLRELRVAIHPGCHLYRSKDPGEWRKKADELKEIVEATGAKIVSYKLEKLCCGFPQRSFDEELSLKETLLRKLESIRESEADLVAVTCPTCYLQFEVGQGDLKSKLGVELNIPVVFFTELLALSFGRSPDEVGLGLHRIPVTKLTEVLKR
- a CDS encoding NADH-quinone oxidoreductase subunit C translates to MEKVVDELRARLGSSFKGAWKVREDRFVVLIDASSIREAVAWLFNERGARLSTISVVDSGLDFEVVYHMAMGRGYLNLKAKVPKERPVVDSITPIVPGAALIEREVQDLFGVVFQGHPDPRRVALPFEAPGDLRPLKKPLRGLVTEAQKPGVESFIATGLRYPITFAVKRQRVKLGLPETIRCTATDQASLEEFQKLVRAQGVDEQVGFDWSRRRLRY